One part of the Lapillicoccus jejuensis genome encodes these proteins:
- a CDS encoding glycoside hydrolase family 76 protein, whose protein sequence is MALRAGIVAVTPLLAAALLTAGSPTTAEAAPDQAARAETTYAALQRAFDVGDGTGLVREQVPAAAGDNPYSYEWPFSQVHVAALDLTGLPGARGAAHGADLAVRTKAQEAYWLSTGGTTGLPAYGSYVEPPLGQGGDVFYDDNEWVGLLDVQRSLMTGDQRSLTRAKQIFRLVVSGWDTDGSHADPGGVFWTQASWSQDRNTVSNMPGALLGLRLYQATHDPSYLTWATRMYAWTNTHLQRPDGLYEDHLGLDGTVEPTVWSYNQGVPIGVNVAFYEVTKDRRYLREAQRIADAAETYYGTAGLDAQPDFFNAIYFTNLLRLDAVTGSDHHRRVMASYAQRMWTQHRDPATGLFHFAADGSTQVIEQAAMVRVYAMLGWDRADWDELV, encoded by the coding sequence ATGGCCCTCCGCGCCGGCATCGTCGCCGTCACCCCGCTCCTCGCCGCCGCCCTGCTCACGGCCGGCTCCCCCACGACCGCCGAGGCGGCGCCCGACCAGGCCGCGCGCGCCGAGACGACGTACGCCGCCCTGCAGCGCGCCTTCGACGTCGGCGACGGGACGGGGCTCGTGCGCGAGCAGGTCCCCGCCGCCGCCGGCGACAACCCGTACTCCTACGAATGGCCCTTCAGCCAGGTCCACGTGGCCGCGCTCGACCTCACCGGCCTGCCCGGCGCCCGCGGCGCCGCGCACGGGGCCGACCTCGCCGTCCGCACCAAGGCCCAGGAGGCCTACTGGCTGAGCACCGGCGGCACGACCGGCCTGCCCGCCTACGGCTCGTACGTCGAGCCGCCGCTCGGCCAGGGCGGCGACGTGTTCTACGACGACAACGAGTGGGTCGGCCTGCTCGACGTCCAGCGCAGCCTCATGACCGGGGACCAGCGGTCGCTCACCCGCGCGAAGCAGATCTTCCGGCTCGTCGTCTCCGGGTGGGACACCGACGGCAGCCACGCCGACCCCGGTGGGGTGTTCTGGACCCAGGCGAGCTGGAGCCAGGACCGCAACACGGTGAGCAACATGCCCGGCGCCCTGCTCGGGCTGCGGCTCTACCAGGCGACGCACGACCCGTCGTACCTCACCTGGGCGACGCGGATGTACGCCTGGACGAACACCCACCTGCAGCGTCCCGACGGCCTGTACGAGGACCACCTCGGCCTCGACGGCACGGTCGAGCCGACCGTGTGGTCCTACAACCAGGGCGTGCCGATCGGCGTGAACGTCGCCTTCTACGAGGTGACGAAGGACCGGCGCTATCTGCGCGAGGCGCAGCGCATCGCCGACGCCGCCGAGACCTACTACGGCACGGCCGGCCTCGACGCCCAGCCGGACTTCTTCAACGCCATCTACTTCACCAACCTGCTGCGCCTCGACGCCGTCACCGGCTCCGACCACCACCGGCGGGTCATGGCGTCGTACGCCCAGCGGATGTGGACCCAGCACCGCGACCCCGCGACGGGGCTCTTCCACTTCGCCGCCGACGGCTCGACCCAGGTCATCGAGCAGGCCGCCATGGTGCGGGTCTACGCGATGCTCGGCTGGGACCGCGCCGACTGGGACGAGCTCGTCTGA
- a CDS encoding F0F1 ATP synthase subunit epsilon, producing the protein MSALQVELVAADRKVWSGEASMVRARTTEGELGIMPQHQPLLGVLVSGEVAIHGDGGVQEVTIDSGFLSVEHDRVTIVADTVEAPHSRA; encoded by the coding sequence GTGAGCGCACTCCAGGTCGAGCTCGTCGCGGCCGACCGCAAGGTCTGGTCGGGCGAGGCCTCGATGGTCCGAGCCCGCACGACCGAGGGCGAGCTCGGCATCATGCCGCAGCACCAGCCGCTGCTCGGGGTGCTCGTCTCCGGCGAGGTCGCCATCCACGGTGACGGCGGCGTGCAGGAGGTGACGATCGACAGCGGCTTCCTCTCGGTGGAGCACGACCGCGTGACGATCGTCGCCGACACGGTCGAGGCCCCGCACTCGCGCGCCTGA
- a CDS encoding DUF2550 family protein, with translation MPAALLSVEVLVGALVVLVALVVVGLVLRRRALARGRILTLCGLRRGDATRFRMGLLRLGQDQLEWFPLLGVTLRPADGWARTEVDVETSRALPGPERPDLLPDAVGVACHTARGEFELALLPAHYTALRSWLESAPPGSRANVA, from the coding sequence ATGCCGGCCGCCCTCCTGTCCGTCGAGGTGCTGGTCGGCGCGCTGGTCGTCCTCGTCGCGCTGGTCGTCGTCGGCCTGGTGCTCCGCCGCCGGGCCCTGGCCCGCGGGCGGATCCTCACGCTGTGCGGCCTTCGGCGGGGGGACGCGACGCGGTTCCGGATGGGGCTGCTGCGCCTCGGCCAGGACCAGCTCGAGTGGTTCCCGCTGCTCGGGGTGACCCTCCGGCCCGCCGACGGCTGGGCCCGCACCGAGGTCGACGTCGAGACCTCGCGCGCGCTGCCGGGGCCCGAGCGGCCCGACCTGCTGCCCGACGCCGTCGGGGTCGCCTGCCACACGGCGCGGGGCGAGTTCGAGCTCGCCCTGCTGCCTGCGCACTACACCGCGCTGCGGTCCTGGCTCGAGTCGGCGCCGCCCGGCTCGCGGGCCAACGTCGCCTGA
- a CDS encoding cob(I)yrinic acid a,c-diamide adenosyltransferase, with the protein MVNLTRIYTRTGDDGTTSLGDFSRTSKTDPRLVAYADVNEANAHLGVAVASGDLDEDVLATLRRVQNELFDVGADLCTPLQVDPEYPPLRVLDPWVADLETDCDTYLPRVEKLRSFILPGGTLGAAHLHVATTTVRRAERAAWAAIATHGTEPADGKGVGGVNPLTATYLNRLSDLLFILARVANLRQGGDVLWEPGGGRQAAPERHRDARAEGLEETAAETDD; encoded by the coding sequence ATGGTCAACCTCACGCGGATCTACACCCGCACCGGCGACGACGGCACGACGTCGCTGGGCGACTTCTCCCGCACGAGCAAGACCGATCCGCGGCTGGTCGCCTACGCCGACGTCAACGAGGCGAACGCCCACCTCGGCGTCGCGGTGGCCTCGGGCGACCTCGACGAGGACGTCCTCGCCACGCTGCGCCGGGTCCAGAACGAGCTCTTCGACGTCGGAGCCGACCTGTGCACCCCGCTCCAGGTCGACCCGGAGTACCCCCCACTTCGGGTCCTCGACCCGTGGGTCGCCGACCTCGAGACCGACTGCGACACCTACCTGCCCCGGGTGGAGAAGCTGCGCTCCTTCATCCTGCCCGGCGGCACCCTCGGCGCGGCCCACCTGCACGTCGCGACGACGACCGTACGACGCGCCGAGCGCGCGGCCTGGGCGGCCATCGCCACCCACGGCACCGAGCCGGCCGACGGCAAGGGCGTCGGCGGGGTCAACCCGCTGACCGCGACCTACCTCAACCGGCTCTCCGACCTGCTGTTCATCCTCGCCCGGGTGGCCAACCTGCGCCAGGGCGGCGACGTGCTGTGGGAGCCGGGCGGCGGCCGCCAGGCGGCCCCGGAGCGGCACCGCGACGCGCGGGCCGAGGGCCTCGAGGAGACGGCGGCCGAGACCGACGACTGA
- the murA gene encoding UDP-N-acetylglucosamine 1-carboxyvinyltransferase, translated as MSERFRVVGGTRLVGRVPVVGAKNSALKLMAATLLAPGRSRLTNVPAIVDVTIMAELLRRLGTEVLYDAAAGTVEIDVPERIGHRADYELVRALRASICVLGPLVARMGEADVAVPGGDAIGSRGLDLHAMGLEALGAQVHVTHGYLVAHAPGGLRGADIRLEFPSVGATENVLMAAVLADGVTTLDNAAREPEIVDIATMLVGMGARIEGAGTSTLRIEGVPGLSPVEHRVVPDRIAAGSWAFAAATTRGDVEVVGGVVAHLGLPLELLAEAGCAVSVTPDGFRVVAPPGRPRPVDVATLPYPGFPTDLQPFALTHDAVADGSAMVTENLFEARFRTVQELARLGAQTRVDGHHVLLRGVPQLSGAPVEASDIRAGAALVVAGLVADGVTTVSGAHHVDRGYAGFELLLQGLGAQVTREPEPPAFG; from the coding sequence GTGAGCGAGCGGTTCAGGGTGGTCGGCGGGACGCGCCTGGTCGGGCGGGTGCCCGTCGTCGGCGCGAAGAACAGCGCCCTCAAGCTGATGGCGGCGACGCTGCTCGCGCCCGGCCGCAGCCGGCTGACCAACGTCCCGGCCATCGTCGACGTGACGATCATGGCCGAGCTGCTGCGGCGGCTCGGGACCGAGGTCCTGTACGACGCCGCCGCGGGGACCGTCGAGATCGACGTCCCCGAGCGGATCGGGCACCGCGCCGACTACGAGCTGGTGCGGGCGCTGCGGGCCTCGATCTGCGTCCTCGGTCCGCTCGTCGCGCGGATGGGGGAGGCCGACGTGGCCGTCCCCGGCGGCGACGCCATCGGCTCGCGCGGGCTCGACCTGCACGCGATGGGTCTCGAGGCGCTCGGCGCGCAGGTGCACGTCACCCACGGGTACCTCGTCGCGCACGCGCCGGGCGGGCTGCGGGGGGCCGACATCCGGCTCGAGTTCCCCAGCGTCGGGGCGACCGAGAACGTCCTCATGGCCGCGGTGCTCGCCGACGGCGTGACGACCCTCGACAACGCCGCCCGCGAGCCGGAGATCGTCGACATCGCGACGATGCTCGTCGGGATGGGCGCGCGGATCGAGGGCGCGGGGACCTCGACCCTGCGGATCGAGGGGGTGCCGGGGCTCTCGCCCGTCGAGCACCGGGTCGTGCCGGACCGGATCGCCGCCGGCAGCTGGGCCTTCGCCGCGGCGACGACCCGCGGTGACGTCGAGGTCGTGGGCGGCGTGGTCGCGCACCTGGGGCTGCCGCTCGAGCTGCTCGCCGAGGCAGGGTGCGCGGTGTCGGTGACGCCCGACGGGTTCCGCGTCGTCGCCCCGCCCGGCCGGCCCCGGCCGGTCGACGTCGCGACGCTGCCCTACCCGGGGTTCCCGACCGACCTCCAGCCCTTCGCCCTCACCCACGACGCGGTCGCCGACGGCAGCGCCATGGTCACCGAGAACCTCTTCGAGGCCCGGTTCCGCACCGTCCAGGAGCTCGCCCGGCTCGGGGCCCAGACCCGGGTCGACGGGCACCACGTGCTGCTGCGCGGGGTGCCGCAGCTGTCCGGCGCGCCGGTCGAGGCCAGCGACATCCGCGCCGGGGCGGCGCTCGTCGTCGCCGGTCTGGTCGCCGACGGGGTGACGACCGTCTCCGGCGCGCACCACGTCGACCGCGGGTACGCCGGGTTCGAGCTGCTGCTGCAGGGTCTGGGGGCCCAGGTGACGCGCGAGCCGGAGCCGCCCGCCTTCGGCTGA
- a CDS encoding STAS domain-containing protein, producing MTVTEAGSRLRLVGRLDVVHAADVRAVLLAAVDAGSGDLHVDLADVVLADSTALGLLVEAHRRAQRRGRRLVLVHPQPRTERLLRAARLLPRGRRTAAVDEPALEVSAPVGVVALTA from the coding sequence GTGACGGTCACGGAGGCGGGGAGCCGGCTCCGGCTGGTGGGACGGCTCGACGTCGTCCACGCGGCGGACGTGCGAGCGGTGCTGCTGGCCGCGGTCGACGCCGGCTCGGGGGACCTGCACGTCGACCTCGCCGACGTCGTGCTCGCCGACTCGACGGCCCTCGGGCTGCTCGTCGAGGCGCACCGCCGGGCCCAGCGCCGCGGTCGGCGCCTGGTGCTCGTGCACCCGCAGCCCCGGACCGAGCGGCTGCTGCGCGCGGCGCGGCTGCTGCCGCGGGGGCGCCGTACGGCGGCGGTGGACGAGCCCGCGCTCGAGGTGTCCGCGCCCGTCGGTGTGGTGGCTCTCACCGCCTGA